In Gemmatimonadaceae bacterium, one DNA window encodes the following:
- a CDS encoding PepSY domain-containing protein → MKPMSIALALAVTAFAAAGAQQPTYKRDVPAALLKRAKVKETDAAAMARKLVPAATIDALELEREGGKLIYSFDMKTPGKDGIDEVNIDAITGKQVGKIGHESGADEAKEAAAEKKAAPRKKSGGAR, encoded by the coding sequence ATGAAACCGATGTCGATCGCCCTCGCCCTTGCCGTCACCGCATTCGCGGCCGCCGGCGCACAGCAGCCCACCTACAAGCGCGACGTGCCGGCCGCGTTGCTCAAGCGCGCGAAGGTGAAGGAGACCGACGCCGCGGCCATGGCGCGGAAACTGGTGCCCGCCGCCACGATCGATGCCCTGGAACTCGAACGCGAGGGCGGCAAGCTCATCTACTCGTTCGACATGAAGACGCCGGGCAAGGATGGCATCGACGAGGTCAACATCGACGCGATCACCGGCAAGCAGGTGGGCAAGATCGGCCACGAGTCCGGTGCCGACGAAGCCAAGGAAGCCGCGGCCGAGAAGAAGGCGGCGCCCAGGAAGAAGAGCGGCGGCGCGCGATAG
- a CDS encoding alpha-L-arabinofuranosidase C-terminal domain-containing protein, protein MADIPRREFLRSAVAGGAALVLPKFSPMAALLGERHRSALADSHIEIRLDEPIGTIAPEIYGHFTEHLGGVIYDGVWVGENSKVPNIGGVRKALVDAMRLIKPSVIRWPGGCFADSYDWRDGVGPRDQRPTRTNFWADDPGFKNVAGGPAKYDPNTFGTTEFVHFCRLVGAQPYMAANVRTLPARVFDQWLEYCNSPAGTTTWSGVRAAAGDAQPYDIRYWGVGNEAWGCGGDFTPEEYAEEYRRFVTASVPRFGVDLRTIASGPSGADVDWTRRLMGALAERGALDSVWGLSVHHYCSAPDAGADAVAFDERGWYDLLVSADRMESVIGTVWQTMHEADRRHAVKLVVDEWGAWHKSAPIADPSHLFESQSTMRDALVAGLTLDIFHRNAEKVAMANVAQLINCIQSVFLAHEDNFTVTPVYHVFAMYAAHQGAQSVRTLVSAPRVSWTAKDGKPATFWGLNGSASVNGRELTLTVTNSSMTEPRETEIVVRGAAVQAIRATTLTAPSVHDVNSFDHPDVVRPVTADLAMRSSPLVYSFPSASVTKLTMTLAG, encoded by the coding sequence ATGGCCGACATTCCCCGTCGCGAATTCCTTCGCTCCGCCGTGGCCGGCGGCGCCGCTCTGGTGCTGCCGAAGTTCAGCCCGATGGCCGCGTTGCTCGGCGAGCGCCACCGGTCGGCGCTCGCCGACTCCCACATCGAGATACGGCTCGACGAGCCGATCGGCACGATCGCGCCTGAGATCTACGGCCACTTCACCGAACATCTGGGCGGGGTGATCTACGACGGCGTGTGGGTGGGGGAGAACTCGAAGGTTCCCAACATCGGGGGCGTACGGAAGGCGCTGGTCGACGCCATGAGGCTCATCAAGCCGAGTGTGATCCGCTGGCCAGGCGGCTGCTTTGCCGACTCGTATGACTGGCGCGACGGCGTGGGCCCGCGCGACCAGCGGCCGACGCGCACCAACTTCTGGGCCGACGACCCGGGGTTCAAGAACGTGGCGGGGGGGCCGGCCAAGTACGACCCCAACACCTTCGGCACGACGGAGTTCGTGCACTTCTGCCGGCTGGTGGGCGCGCAGCCGTACATGGCCGCCAACGTGCGCACGCTGCCGGCTCGCGTGTTCGACCAGTGGCTGGAATACTGCAATTCGCCGGCCGGCACGACCACCTGGTCCGGGGTGCGCGCCGCGGCGGGCGATGCCCAGCCATACGACATTCGGTATTGGGGCGTCGGCAACGAAGCGTGGGGGTGCGGGGGGGACTTCACCCCCGAGGAGTACGCCGAGGAGTACCGGCGGTTCGTGACTGCGTCGGTGCCCAGGTTCGGCGTGGATCTGCGGACCATCGCGTCGGGCCCCAGCGGCGCCGACGTGGACTGGACGCGGCGCCTGATGGGCGCGCTGGCGGAGCGGGGCGCCCTCGACAGCGTCTGGGGGTTGTCGGTGCACCACTACTGCAGCGCGCCCGACGCCGGCGCCGACGCGGTGGCGTTCGACGAACGCGGATGGTACGACCTGCTGGTGAGCGCCGACCGGATGGAAAGCGTGATCGGCACGGTCTGGCAGACCATGCACGAGGCCGATCGCCGCCACGCCGTCAAGCTGGTGGTGGACGAATGGGGCGCCTGGCACAAGAGCGCACCGATCGCCGACCCCAGCCACCTGTTCGAGTCGCAGTCCACCATGCGCGACGCGCTGGTGGCCGGGCTCACGCTCGACATCTTTCATCGGAACGCCGAAAAAGTCGCGATGGCCAACGTCGCCCAACTCATCAACTGCATCCAGTCGGTGTTCCTGGCGCACGAGGACAACTTCACGGTCACGCCGGTCTATCACGTGTTCGCGATGTACGCCGCGCACCAGGGCGCGCAGTCGGTGCGCACGCTGGTGTCGGCCCCGCGCGTGTCGTGGACGGCGAAAGACGGCAAGCCGGCGACGTTCTGGGGGCTCAACGGCTCGGCGTCGGTCAACGGGCGGGAACTGACCCTCACGGTGACCAACAGCTCGATGACCGAGCCACGGGAGACGGAGATCGTGGTGCGGGGCGCGGCGGTGCAGGCCATCCGCGCCACGACGCTCACCGCTCCGAGCGTGCACGACGTGAACAGCTTCGACCATCCGGACGTGGTCCGGCCGGTCACGGCCGACCTGGCGATGAGGAGCTCGCCGCTGGTGTACAGCTTCCCGTCGGCATCGGTGACCAAGTTGACGATGACACTGGCGGGCTGA